In Lasioglossum baleicum chromosome 1, iyLasBale1, whole genome shotgun sequence, the genomic window TGAATCCACGCTgtacctgataaaaacattctCACGATtcatggttcaccctgtataaatatatattgtatttgtgtatacatatatatttatacatccgTCTCTTGTACAGAAACATTTGGAGTATATATGAAGGCAGCAGAGAAGAAATATTAGAAAGTGGAGTTATACGTAGAATTACGGGTTTGTTAATAATAGCGGTGGAGAAATTGGAGACGAGCACGAGAGCTGCTTCGGAACTGATAGAGATTTGTTTGAAATCTATGTGCGCGTTTTTAGTTGGTACCCTGGATCCTCGAGTCGCAGAACAAATTCGAGGGGAGAAAGATTTGCAAGGCTATAAATGCATCGTGCGATGTTgcggtatgaaaaataaaatggcCATCAAGTGTTTGTACAATCTCTGCCAAATAACAGAATGTCGTCCTATTTTGGGCAATTCCGGTGCTGTCGATAGTCTCATCATTCTCATCAGAGACCGTTCGGAATTGTGCGAGGAAACGTTGGTCAGTTTATGTCTGTTCTGTTGGGAAGCTGTGAATCGTGCAAGAATTAGAATGGGATCTGGTCTGGAATTGATGCTGtctttattacaaaattctcaGTACGAAAGGTATCATCCTTTCTTGCTGCGCGCCTTGGCGCAATTTGTTTACGACGATCCGAGCATTAAGATAATGGTGAAAAATGGTTTGCTCGATGTTTTGATAACAAGATTGAACAAAATGGTTGCCGAAGCTGCAAGTAACGAGGAAGCTAAAGCTTTAAAAAAGAGGGGCAACGAATCACCACCCAACAAGCAAACAGAGTTCAAATATAACAAAACCAATCTAGGCCGGTATGTCAGATTATTTCATGTTAATTTCGAACGAACCCTAGCAACAAACGCTATACATACTTTTATTCGACAGATATAGCTCGGATTACTATCGTGACGACTGGAGTCCGAGTAGTGCGACCAGTGTGTCTTCGTCACCCCCTAGCACACCCCCATTACCATTTTACGATTCGGTAGAAAACGATGAAAATACAGAAGACAATTACAGTCCAGTTTGTAGCGATACAGAATTTATGGACAACGAAGATGGTTTGCTAAATGATAACACGTTTTTCTAGAATATCGATAAAATTCTTGATTAGAAGCACAGTAATTTTCCGCAGAACTTCAAGAAGAAGTCGAATCGCTAAAAAGTTGTAAATCGGTGACTGCGGAGGTGGAAGAGCCTCAGAATTCGGAGAAAGGAAATAAATCGAGTAACTGTGAATACGCGAACGTTTGGACGTTAGTTTTATTGAGTCGTCTAAGTCATTCGGATGATCCGATCGAACGATTGGCCGATTCGATCATCATCGAACCATTGTCGGCTTATATCAGGTATGCTAAACACCCGAAAGCGTCCAGGATTTTAACCCAGATTATAAGGTAGGTGAAGAATTTCAGATCGAATTTTCACAGAGAATTTCCGTTACATAACGATTGTTTTCCCAAGCAGAAAAAGAGCGTATTTGATGCCTTTGCTGAAGCAGGGATTCGTGTTCGAAGCTCAGACATTATACGGTTCGGAACAGTACTTAAGACATCTATGCGCTCTCGCGGGAACTTACGGAGCAATAGGTGAATTGACATCGATATTACTGCGCGGCGACGAAGCTCACAAATTGGTGATCGCAGTCTCGATACCGTTTTTAATTAAGTCACGTGACATTCTGAAGTCTCTGCTGGACAATCACGGTGGCATGCCGCTAATATTCCGCGTGCTGTCCGACCGACAGCATAGTCTTTACGAGAACGCTATATGGTCGATTTGTCGGCTGGCGGACACGTTGCAGATACAGCCGGAAACAATAGACAAGTGTCAGATCTCTGACACCACATCGACCGATTTCCCACGGGTCTACGATAATCATCCGAAGCCGGCAACGGTCACGTTCGAGTTGGACGATGGCACGACCGTCGACGCTTGTAGACACACGCTGTGTCAGAAATCCGACGCTTTCTCCGCCATGCTCGAAGGAAACTTTTCAGAATCGGGCAAGAAACGTGTCAAGCTGCGAAACACGTCGAGAGAAGGTCTTAATACGTTATTACTCGCCGCGAACGGCGCCACCTTTGAAAACAGAACCATCGAGTCTTTATTGGACGCCGCATTGCTGGCCGACAAGTTCCTGATGAACGATGTGTCGGACGCCCTCACAGAAAGCTT contains:
- the Rnb gene encoding BTB/POZ domain-containing protein Rnb — its product is MSAMDEKKEQPILQELLKHVKTESKSGISSCLVRLKNEPKCYKQFAKDGGLGILVNLLRCQNLKILNMTLSILANACLHSDAREKVRGSKIACNVVSIIKYIKLESTLHCRACRLIGNLSECDWHAKSLCNAGAIQAIVDLLQLDTNMQTYLMGVRAIRNIWSIYEGSREEILESGVIRRITGLLIIAVEKLETSTRAASELIEICLKSMCAFLVGTLDPRVAEQIRGEKDLQGYKCIVRCCGMKNKMAIKCLYNLCQITECRPILGNSGAVDSLIILIRDRSELCEETLVSLCLFCWEAVNRARIRMGSGLELMLSLLQNSQYERYHPFLLRALAQFVYDDPSIKIMVKNGLLDVLITRLNKMVAEAASNEEAKALKKRGNESPPNKQTEFKYNKTNLGRYSSDYYRDDWSPSSATSVSSSPPSTPPLPFYDSVENDENTEDNYSPVCSDTEFMDNEDELQEEVESLKSCKSVTAEVEEPQNSEKGNKSSNCEYANVWTLVLLSRLSHSDDPIERLADSIIIEPLSAYIRYAKHPKASRILTQIIRKRAYLMPLLKQGFVFEAQTLYGSEQYLRHLCALAGTYGAIGELTSILLRGDEAHKLVIAVSIPFLIKSRDILKSLLDNHGGMPLIFRVLSDRQHSLYENAIWSICRLADTLQIQPETIDKCQISDTTSTDFPRVYDNHPKPATVTFELDDGTTVDACRHTLCQKSDAFSAMLEGNFSESGKKRVKLRNTSREGLNTLLLAANGATFENRTIESLLDAALLADKFLMNDVSDALTESLISKLNYQNFSRAWNWAKTNSCHELKSCCVKIFLTATMTNSERIQAFQDFSNSGSFREFLNDVRQIINSVLCQG